One stretch of Streptomyces hygroscopicus DNA includes these proteins:
- a CDS encoding sugar ABC transporter substrate-binding protein, which produces MELARTRARRPRGRAVPAALAVGVVLLAAGCVPGTDGSGAAGAGTGAATAIPDPAKAGKTTLTVWDQEIRGGTNGEIQELNREFEKKYPNVRIKRVARSFTDLKTTLKLAVSGNNPPDVIQANQGYPDMVAFVRAGLLAPLDNYAGVYDWNTRYPGTLLGLNRVSADGNDFGRGRLYGISQTGEYIGLYYNKDLLNRAGLQPPRTWGEFTDGLARLKDRGELPVQFGNLDKYPAIHTFGVLHDQLGATGARDTVLGRGDGFDNAATKDAAATLADWMKRGYLPGGANGLGYDDAAKKFASGDGAYLLTGTWQLADLKKSMGGKLGIMPPPPAKAGGDPVTTGGQGLAWSITSRSRHPEVAAAYLDFLTDAHAADVMTRHGVLPAVPGKAAEQVSPDSADGQMIAGWKRLSVADGLVPYLDYSTPSFYDTLSAALQGVISRKTSPDTFAATLQKDYGAFMKKQREQHKATPAPAGTR; this is translated from the coding sequence ATGGAACTCGCCCGTACCCGGGCGCGCCGGCCACGCGGCAGAGCCGTCCCGGCCGCGCTCGCCGTCGGCGTCGTCCTGCTCGCCGCGGGGTGTGTCCCCGGCACCGACGGCTCGGGGGCCGCCGGTGCCGGGACCGGCGCGGCCACCGCGATACCCGATCCGGCCAAGGCCGGAAAGACCACGCTGACCGTGTGGGACCAGGAGATACGCGGCGGGACCAACGGCGAGATACAGGAGCTGAACCGGGAGTTCGAGAAGAAGTACCCCAATGTGCGGATCAAGCGGGTCGCCCGGAGCTTCACCGATCTGAAGACCACCCTGAAGCTGGCCGTCTCCGGTAACAATCCGCCCGATGTCATCCAGGCCAACCAGGGCTACCCGGACATGGTGGCCTTCGTCCGGGCCGGGCTGCTCGCCCCGCTCGACAACTACGCCGGGGTCTACGACTGGAACACCCGCTACCCCGGCACCCTGCTGGGCCTCAACCGGGTCTCCGCCGACGGCAACGACTTCGGCAGGGGGCGGCTCTACGGCATCTCCCAGACCGGCGAGTACATCGGCCTCTACTACAACAAGGACCTGCTGAACCGGGCCGGGCTCCAACCCCCGCGCACCTGGGGCGAGTTCACCGACGGCCTGGCCCGGCTCAAGGACCGCGGCGAGCTGCCGGTCCAGTTCGGCAACCTCGACAAGTACCCGGCCATCCACACCTTCGGGGTGCTGCACGACCAGCTCGGCGCCACCGGCGCCCGCGACACCGTCCTCGGCCGCGGCGACGGCTTCGACAACGCCGCCACCAAGGACGCCGCGGCGACCCTCGCCGACTGGATGAAGCGCGGCTATCTGCCGGGCGGCGCCAACGGCCTCGGCTACGACGACGCGGCCAAGAAGTTCGCCTCCGGCGACGGCGCGTACCTGCTGACCGGCACCTGGCAGCTCGCCGACCTCAAGAAGTCCATGGGCGGCAAGCTGGGCATCATGCCGCCCCCGCCCGCCAAGGCCGGCGGCGACCCCGTCACCACCGGCGGCCAGGGCCTCGCCTGGTCCATCACCTCCCGCTCCCGCCACCCGGAGGTGGCCGCCGCGTATCTGGACTTCCTCACCGACGCGCACGCCGCCGACGTCATGACCCGCCACGGAGTGCTGCCCGCCGTACCGGGCAAGGCCGCGGAACAGGTGAGCCCGGACAGCGCGGACGGCCAGATGATCGCCGGCTGGAAGCGGCTGAGCGTCGCCGACGGACTCGTCCCGTACCTGGACTACTCCACCCCCAGCTTCTACGACACGCTCTCGGCCGCCCTCCAGGGCGTGATCAGCCGCAAGACCTCCCCGGACACCTTCGCCGCGACCCTGCAGAAGGACTACGGCGCGTTCATGAAGAAGCAGCGCGAGCAGCACAAGGCCACCCCCGCACCGGCGGGGACCCGATGA
- a CDS encoding sugar ABC transporter permease: MKATAWTRAYRRRAPGEPRAIGYVYILPALIVYAAFLLYPFGQAVWLSFVHWDGLTVATPAGFDNYRALFSDASLRAPFLHALLLLVFYAALPVAIGLLLAALMSRVRIRGMTFFRTVLFLPQVLALIVVGVAWRSILAPDGLLNDALRAVGLGGLARPWLGDYTWALPAVGIVGTWVGTGLCMVLFLAGAQRIPRELYEAARMDGAGPLREFLTVTLPGLRPQIAVALTLTIVAGLRNFDLIYITTSGGPGNATSVPAYEVYHRAFETNQVGSAAAVGVALTVLIFVLTVTVSRLVEGRRA, encoded by the coding sequence ATGAAGGCCACCGCTTGGACCAGGGCCTACCGTCGCCGGGCGCCCGGAGAGCCGCGCGCCATCGGCTATGTGTACATCCTGCCCGCGCTGATCGTGTACGCCGCCTTCCTGCTCTACCCCTTCGGGCAGGCGGTGTGGCTGTCGTTCGTGCACTGGGACGGGCTGACGGTCGCCACCCCCGCCGGATTCGACAACTACCGCGCGCTGTTCAGCGATGCGAGCCTGCGCGCCCCCTTCCTCCACGCGCTGCTGCTGCTCGTCTTCTACGCGGCCCTGCCGGTGGCCATCGGACTGCTGCTGGCCGCCCTGATGTCCCGGGTCCGGATCCGGGGGATGACCTTCTTCCGTACGGTGCTGTTCCTGCCGCAGGTCCTGGCGCTGATCGTGGTCGGCGTGGCCTGGCGCTCGATCCTCGCCCCCGACGGGCTGCTCAACGACGCCCTCCGCGCGGTCGGCCTCGGCGGCCTCGCCCGCCCCTGGCTCGGCGACTACACCTGGGCGCTGCCCGCCGTCGGCATCGTCGGCACCTGGGTCGGCACCGGACTGTGCATGGTCCTCTTCCTCGCCGGGGCCCAGCGCATTCCGCGCGAGCTGTACGAGGCGGCGCGAATGGACGGCGCCGGGCCGCTGCGCGAATTCCTCACCGTCACCCTGCCCGGTCTGCGACCGCAGATCGCGGTGGCGCTGACCCTGACCATCGTGGCGGGGCTGCGCAACTTCGACCTGATCTACATCACCACCAGCGGCGGCCCCGGAAACGCCACCTCCGTACCCGCCTACGAGGTCTACCACCGGGCCTTCGAGACCAACCAGGTCGGCTCGGCCGCCGCCGTCGGCGTGGCCCTCACGGTCCTGATCTTCGTCCTGACCGTCACGGTCTCCCGGCTCGTGGAAGGGCGGCGGGCATGA
- a CDS encoding transcriptional regulator yields the protein MDAEERRREILDTARRAGVVDVGKLAADLGVSKETVRRDLRVLEQHGLVRRTHGGAYPVESAGFETTLAFRTTMHVPEKSRIATAAADLLGDAETVFIDEGFTPQLIAEALPRDRPLTVITASLTTATGLATRDNTTVLLLGGRVRGGTMATVDHWATHMLSGFVIDLAFIGANGISRQYGLTTPDPAVSEVKAQVVRVSRRKIFSGVHTKFGAVSFCRFADVSDFETIVTDAGLPLTEAHRYSLLGPQIVRV from the coding sequence GTGGACGCCGAGGAACGCCGTCGGGAGATCCTCGACACGGCTCGCCGTGCCGGCGTCGTCGATGTGGGCAAGCTCGCCGCCGACCTCGGGGTGTCCAAGGAGACGGTGCGCCGCGATCTGCGGGTTCTGGAACAGCACGGACTGGTGCGGCGCACCCATGGCGGCGCCTACCCCGTGGAGAGCGCCGGTTTCGAGACCACCCTGGCCTTCCGCACCACCATGCATGTGCCGGAGAAGTCGCGGATCGCGACCGCGGCCGCCGATCTGCTGGGCGATGCCGAGACGGTCTTCATCGACGAGGGATTCACTCCGCAGCTGATCGCGGAGGCCCTGCCCCGGGACCGGCCGCTCACCGTGATCACCGCTTCCCTCACGACCGCCACCGGCCTCGCCACCCGTGACAACACCACCGTGCTGCTCCTCGGCGGCCGGGTGCGCGGCGGCACGATGGCCACCGTCGACCACTGGGCGACGCATATGCTCTCGGGCTTCGTCATCGACCTGGCGTTCATCGGCGCCAACGGCATCTCCCGCCAGTACGGCCTGACCACCCCGGATCCGGCGGTCAGCGAGGTCAAGGCGCAGGTGGTGCGGGTGTCCCGGCGGAAGATCTTCTCCGGGGTGCACACCAAGTTCGGAGCCGTCAGCTTCTGCCGGTTCGCCGATGTCTCGGACTTCGAAACGATCGTGACCGACGCCGGTCTACCGCTGACCGAGGCACATCGCTATTCGCTGCTGGGCCCCCAGATCGTCAGGGTCTGA
- a CDS encoding ArsR family transcriptional regulator, whose translation MLRETRHEKLLSILGAEGVLPIGEIATRLGISEATARRDLTELGRAGRLTRIYGGAVAAPTEDEERPFGEVAVDDLADKEAVARAGAELVADGDVLLLDIGTTTLQLAKLLRGRPVTVVTSNLAVYDELRDDPKVTLILLGGQVRANYRSLVGFLTESNLRQLRVGRLFLGASGVLPDGSVLDSTHVEVPVKRAMLGATREVVLLATAGKFPGDTGLARICGPERIDTLITNKTSDPATLAVFREADVEVVTV comes from the coding sequence ATGCTGCGAGAGACCCGCCACGAGAAGCTGCTGAGCATCCTCGGCGCGGAGGGCGTGCTGCCTATCGGGGAGATCGCCACGCGTCTGGGCATCAGCGAGGCCACCGCCCGCCGGGACCTCACCGAACTGGGCCGGGCGGGTCGGCTCACCCGGATCTACGGCGGCGCGGTGGCGGCACCCACCGAGGACGAGGAGCGCCCGTTCGGCGAGGTGGCGGTCGACGACCTGGCCGACAAGGAGGCCGTCGCACGCGCCGGCGCGGAGCTGGTCGCGGACGGCGATGTGCTGCTGCTGGACATCGGCACCACCACCCTCCAGCTCGCCAAGCTGCTGCGCGGCCGTCCGGTCACCGTGGTGACCAGCAATCTCGCGGTCTACGACGAGCTGCGCGACGACCCGAAGGTGACCCTGATCCTGCTGGGCGGGCAGGTGCGCGCCAACTACCGCTCCCTGGTCGGCTTTCTCACCGAGTCCAACCTCCGCCAGCTTCGGGTCGGCCGGCTCTTCCTCGGCGCGAGCGGGGTCCTCCCCGACGGCAGCGTGCTGGACAGCACCCATGTGGAGGTGCCGGTCAAACGGGCCATGCTCGGCGCCACCCGGGAGGTGGTGCTGCTCGCCACCGCGGGGAAGTTCCCCGGTGACACCGGCCTCGCCCGGATCTGCGGACCGGAGCGGATCGACACCCTGATCACCAACAAGACATCCGACCCGGCGACGCTCGCCGTATTCCGCGAGGCCGATGTGGAGGTAGTGACCGTATGA
- a CDS encoding 6-phospho-beta-glucosidase: MRLTVLGGGGFRMPLVYRALLDDAGDEAGRCTELVLYDTDPHRLDAIRAVLAEQAEGRPTAPAVRATTDLDEALRGADFVFSAIRVGGLEGRANDERIPLGEGVLGQETVGAGGVLYGLRTLPVALRIAERIATVAPDAWVINFTNPAGMVTEAMQRVLGDRVIGICDSPVGLCRRAARAVGADPNRAVYDYVGLNHLGWLRRVVVDGRDRLPELLGDTAALESFEEGKLFGAEWLRALGALPNEYLHYYYFNREAVASIRQSPATRGEFLRDQQARFYETAGSGAPGALGAWERTRLEREATYMAESREATGGWERDSCDLDGGGYDRIALAIMRAIARDERATLILNVRNRTAVPGLDEDAVVEVPCLVDAGGARPLATGAVAPDQLGLMLSLKAVERSAIEAATTEAGSDSGIARGAALRALALHPLVDSVKVAGRILDASGALARS; encoded by the coding sequence ATGAGGCTGACTGTGCTGGGCGGCGGCGGATTCCGTATGCCCCTGGTGTACCGGGCCCTGCTCGATGACGCCGGGGACGAGGCCGGTCGCTGCACCGAGCTGGTGCTGTACGACACCGACCCGCACCGGCTGGACGCGATCCGCGCGGTCCTGGCCGAACAGGCCGAGGGCCGCCCCACCGCCCCCGCGGTCCGGGCCACCACCGATCTCGACGAGGCGCTGCGCGGCGCCGACTTCGTCTTCTCCGCCATCCGCGTGGGCGGCCTGGAGGGCCGGGCGAACGATGAGCGGATTCCGCTCGGCGAAGGGGTGCTGGGGCAGGAGACCGTGGGCGCGGGCGGGGTGCTCTACGGGCTGCGCACGCTCCCGGTGGCGCTGCGGATCGCGGAGCGGATCGCCACCGTGGCCCCGGACGCGTGGGTCATCAACTTCACCAATCCCGCGGGCATGGTCACCGAGGCGATGCAGCGGGTGCTCGGCGACCGGGTGATCGGCATCTGCGACTCCCCGGTCGGCCTGTGCCGGCGCGCCGCGCGGGCGGTCGGGGCCGATCCGAACCGGGCCGTCTACGACTATGTGGGCCTCAACCATCTGGGCTGGCTGCGCCGGGTGGTGGTGGACGGCCGGGACCGGCTGCCCGAGCTGCTCGGCGACACCGCCGCCCTGGAGTCGTTCGAGGAGGGCAAGCTCTTCGGCGCCGAGTGGCTGCGGGCGCTCGGCGCGCTGCCGAACGAGTACCTGCACTACTACTACTTCAACCGGGAGGCGGTGGCCTCGATCCGTCAATCCCCGGCCACCCGGGGGGAGTTCCTCCGCGACCAGCAGGCCCGGTTCTACGAGACGGCGGGCTCCGGCGCGCCCGGGGCGCTCGGGGCGTGGGAGCGCACCCGGCTGGAGCGCGAGGCCACGTACATGGCCGAGAGCCGCGAGGCCACCGGTGGCTGGGAGCGCGACTCCTGCGATCTGGACGGCGGCGGCTACGACCGGATCGCGCTCGCCATCATGCGGGCCATCGCCCGCGATGAGCGCGCCACGCTGATCCTCAACGTGCGCAACCGTACGGCGGTCCCCGGGCTGGACGAGGACGCCGTGGTGGAGGTGCCCTGCCTGGTGGACGCGGGTGGGGCGCGGCCGCTGGCGACCGGCGCGGTGGCGCCGGACCAGCTCGGCCTGATGCTGTCGCTCAAAGCCGTGGAGCGCTCGGCCATCGAGGCGGCCACGACCGAAGCGGGCAGCGATTCGGGCATCGCCCGCGGCGCTGCCCTGCGGGCCCTGGCACTTCACCCCTTGGTGGACTCGGTCAAGGTCGCGGGCCGGATTCTGGACGCCTCCGGGGCGCTCGCCCGCTCATAG
- a CDS encoding sugar kinase: MSTTAATPDPIQPVDPLAALRASADPEHDVYLTGTVFLDIIFTGLDHAPVRGTESWARGMGSSPGGIANMATALARLGLHTTLAAAFGTDVYGDYCWESLALGERVDLTHSRRVPGWHSPVTVSMAYEGERTMVTHEHPAPPPAVQGAPPRSRACVTAFEPGRQEDWVRQAHAQGSKIFADVGWDESGRWDPAALPDLPYTHAFLPNAAEAQRYTRTDSPERAVRALAELVPIAVVTRGAEGAVAIDSLTGESAEVPGLPVDALDPTGAGDVFVAGFMTGTLAGWPLADRLAFANLTAALSVQHFGGSLAAPGWPEVAAWWNRVRRPADGAADAAELARRYAFLGELIPDRVRDCPRPRALPTIGFRVHDSAQRS, translated from the coding sequence GTGAGCACCACGGCCGCAACACCCGATCCGATCCAGCCGGTCGACCCGCTCGCGGCGCTGCGCGCCTCCGCGGACCCCGAGCACGACGTGTACCTCACCGGCACCGTGTTCCTGGACATCATCTTCACCGGGCTCGACCACGCCCCCGTCCGCGGCACCGAGTCCTGGGCGCGCGGCATGGGATCGAGCCCCGGCGGCATCGCCAACATGGCCACCGCCCTGGCCCGGCTGGGACTGCACACCACGCTCGCCGCCGCCTTCGGCACCGATGTCTACGGCGACTACTGCTGGGAGAGCCTCGCCCTCGGCGAGAGGGTGGACCTCACCCACTCGCGGCGCGTCCCCGGCTGGCACTCCCCGGTCACCGTCTCCATGGCGTACGAGGGCGAGCGCACCATGGTCACCCATGAGCATCCGGCCCCGCCGCCCGCCGTCCAGGGCGCGCCGCCCCGCTCCCGCGCCTGTGTGACCGCCTTCGAACCGGGACGCCAGGAGGACTGGGTGCGCCAGGCGCACGCCCAGGGCAGCAAGATCTTCGCCGATGTCGGCTGGGACGAATCCGGCCGCTGGGACCCCGCCGCGCTCCCCGATCTGCCCTACACCCACGCCTTCCTGCCCAACGCGGCCGAGGCCCAGCGCTACACCCGCACCGACAGCCCCGAGCGGGCGGTGCGCGCCCTGGCGGAGCTGGTGCCGATCGCGGTCGTCACCCGGGGCGCCGAGGGCGCCGTGGCCATCGACTCGCTCACCGGGGAGAGCGCCGAGGTGCCAGGGCTGCCCGTGGACGCCCTGGACCCGACCGGGGCGGGCGATGTCTTCGTGGCCGGATTCATGACCGGAACGCTCGCGGGCTGGCCGCTCGCCGACCGGCTCGCCTTCGCCAACCTCACCGCCGCCCTCTCCGTCCAGCACTTCGGCGGCTCCCTGGCCGCGCCCGGCTGGCCGGAGGTGGCCGCCTGGTGGAACCGTGTGCGGCGGCCGGCCGACGGCGCGGCGGACGCGGCCGAACTCGCCCGCCGCTATGCCTTCCTGGGCGAGCTGATCCCGGACCGGGTGCGCGACTGCCCACGGCCGCGGGCCCTGCCCACCATCGGCTTCCGCGTGCATGACAGTGCCCAACGGTCCTGA